Proteins from a single region of Methanotorris igneus Kol 5:
- a CDS encoding S16 family serine protease: protein MKNTFKLPIISIPILLILMMQSSAVSITAPAVTQTNYGYKGVPVNIEVIVTKGDGHVFMDTMPLTQLDMQGSARIASKVAFDIAGKNLKEYNVYYIVRSDVPIIGGPSAGATLCIATIAELNNWSLNKNVMITGMINPDGSIGPVGGILEKIEAAKECGCDYFLIPKGERYISCGNKTIDAVEFGKRLGIKVIEVESIYDALYYFTNHKLKKKTYSPNPIIEDKYTKSMRALAIEVLKKSKGKYTAVEEKLNRNYLGYEYQSSLENELKEAKKLIEKADNQYMDGKYYASTCSGFNALIKLETIDATIDYLNGEDVKKYLLNIQNDLENKKEVINNHKITKNNIEFVIAAKNRIFEGENLLDDAWKSYYANSPIEAIKYGAYAKCRGDSAIWWLNLSPDNGGETINPQNLKQLSQEYLDNAETIVLYSSMVMPSPLVDEGEEKLNNAKNAYNEKDYLLTISNSIDASVLATTSLEFMNDYNYLRNLAREKINLAESYGILPMSALGYYEYAESLNDTTSKIMYYKYATSYAQMDIDILKAINYISSINETETITTSSYYNNSNSNYDKETPQFEKVEPINTVNVKNVFINVSYLIVGLICGLFGGYYLRDK from the coding sequence ATGAAAAATACATTCAAATTGCCAATAATCTCAATACCGATATTACTTATTTTAATGATGCAGAGTTCTGCAGTATCAATCACTGCACCAGCAGTTACTCAAACAAATTATGGCTACAAAGGAGTTCCTGTAAACATTGAAGTTATTGTCACAAAAGGGGATGGGCATGTTTTTATGGACACAATGCCTTTAACCCAGTTAGATATGCAAGGTTCTGCAAGAATTGCAAGCAAGGTAGCATTTGACATTGCTGGAAAAAATCTGAAAGAATATAATGTCTATTATATAGTTAGGTCGGATGTACCGATAATTGGGGGCCCTTCTGCTGGGGCAACTTTATGTATTGCAACGATTGCCGAGTTGAATAATTGGAGTTTAAATAAGAACGTCATGATAACTGGGATGATAAATCCTGATGGAAGTATAGGTCCTGTTGGTGGAATTTTAGAGAAGATAGAGGCAGCAAAAGAGTGTGGATGTGATTACTTCCTAATTCCAAAGGGAGAAAGATATATTAGTTGTGGAAATAAAACAATCGATGCTGTTGAGTTTGGTAAGAGATTGGGAATTAAGGTTATTGAGGTGGAGAGTATATATGATGCCCTCTATTACTTCACAAATCACAAACTAAAAAAGAAAACCTATAGTCCAAACCCAATTATTGAAGATAAATATACAAAATCCATGAGAGCATTAGCAATAGAGGTGTTGAAAAAATCAAAAGGGAAATATACAGCAGTTGAAGAAAAATTAAATAGGAACTATCTCGGGTATGAATATCAAAGTTCTTTGGAAAATGAATTAAAAGAAGCAAAAAAACTAATAGAAAAAGCAGATAACCAATATATGGATGGAAAATATTATGCATCAACATGTAGCGGGTTCAATGCATTAATAAAACTTGAAACTATAGATGCCACAATTGACTATTTAAATGGAGAAGACGTAAAAAAGTATCTCTTAAACATTCAAAATGACTTAGAGAATAAAAAAGAAGTAATAAACAACCACAAAATAACAAAGAACAATATAGAGTTTGTAATTGCAGCAAAGAATAGGATATTTGAAGGAGAGAACCTCCTTGATGACGCCTGGAAAAGCTACTATGCCAATTCGCCAATTGAAGCTATAAAATATGGGGCTTATGCTAAATGCAGGGGAGACAGTGCTATATGGTGGTTAAATTTAAGCCCAGATAATGGTGGAGAAACTATAAACCCACAAAACCTTAAGCAACTTTCCCAAGAATACCTTGATAATGCGGAAACTATTGTTCTGTATTCTTCAATGGTGATGCCATCTCCACTTGTAGATGAAGGGGAAGAAAAGCTAAATAATGCAAAAAATGCATATAATGAAAAGGATTACTTACTAACAATCTCAAATAGCATTGATGCATCAGTTTTAGCAACAACATCATTGGAGTTCATGAACGATTACAACTACCTAAGGAACCTTGCAAGGGAAAAGATAAACCTTGCAGAAAGTTATGGAATATTGCCAATGTCTGCTTTGGGATATTATGAATATGCTGAAAGTTTAAATGACACAACCTCAAAAATTATGTATTACAAATATGCCACATCCTATGCTCAAATGGACATTGACATATTAAAGGCAATAAATTACATAAGTAGTATAAATGAAACAGAAACCATAACAACAAGCAGTTACTACAACAACAGTAATAGTAATTATGATAAAGAAACTCCACAGTTTGAAAAGGTAGAACCAATAAACACAGTAAATGTAAAAAATGTATTTATAAATGTATCCTACTTGATCGTTGGATTGATTTGTGGATTGTTTGGTGGATATTACTTGAGAGATAAATAA
- a CDS encoding RNA-guided endonuclease InsQ/TnpB family protein, giving the protein MDTPQRNTTSVIGVDLGIYNLVVVADDKGNELLRIHGDGIIGYKTKLEKRDIRRYVNVYKNCYAKIGDKFKRYSAYINHVISKKIVEIAKNRNATIIIENLKGLKGKSRSLRNLFMKWTYHDLISKIEYKAKENGIPVVKVNPKYTSKKCSKCGFINKNLKNERMFVCPKCGLEIDRDLNAAINLAKSSPP; this is encoded by the coding sequence ATAGACACACCACAAAGAAATACTACAAGTGTCATTGGAGTAGATTTGGGTATATATAATCTTGTAGTTGTTGCTGATGATAAAGGCAATGAGTTACTTAGAATACACGGAGATGGAATCATAGGATATAAGACAAAGTTAGAAAAGAGGGATATTAGGAGATATGTTAACGTTTACAAAAATTGTTATGCAAAAATTGGCGATAAATTTAAAAGATATTCTGCATATATAAATCATGTTATATCTAAGAAAATAGTTGAAATTGCTAAAAACAGGAATGCAACTATTATAATAGAGAATCTAAAAGGACTAAAAGGAAAGTCTCGAAGCCTAAGGAACTTGTTTATGAAATGGACTTATCATGATTTGATAAGTAAAATTGAATATAAAGCAAAAGAGAATGGTATTCCTGTAGTCAAAGTTAACCCAAAATATACATCTAAGAAGTGTAGCAAATGTGGTTTTATCAATAAAAATCTGAAAAATGAAAGGATGTTTGTTTGTCCAAAGTGTGGTTTAGAAATTGATAGGGACTTGAATGCGGCAATAAATTTAGCTAAATCTTCTCCGCCCTAA
- a CDS encoding 2-isopropylmalate synthase gives MEPYCKINDIIKEAIKDITPPESIKIFDTTLRDGEQTPGVSLTPDEKVEIAIALNNIGVDVIEAGFPVSSLGEQEAVKKITSLDLDAEICGLARAVKKDIDVAIDCGVDRIHTFIATSPLHRKYKLKMDKEEVINKAVEAIEYIKSHGIKVEFSAEDATRTEIDYLIEVYKNAVDAGADVINVPDTVGVMIPKAMEYLIREIKKEIDVPISVHCHNDFGLAVANSIAAVEAGAEQIHCTVNGIGERAGNASLEEVVMILKSIYGLNTKIKTEKLTDLSRLVSRLTGIKTQPNKAVVGENAFAHESGIHAHGVLEHALTYEPIPPELVGQKRKIILGKHTGAHAIKAKLKELGIEVGKNVTEEQFKEIINRIKSLGDKGKRVTDADVEAIVEDVTKRTLKSERVVDLEQIAVMTGNRVIPTASVALRINEEVKKASAIGVGPVDAAVKAIQSVIGEKIKLKEYHINAITGGTDALAEVIVTLEGYGKEVTTKAAREDIVRASVEAVIEGINKILRSQVK, from the coding sequence ATGGAACCTTACTGCAAAATAAACGACATAATCAAGGAGGCAATAAAAGATATAACCCCACCAGAAAGCATTAAGATATTTGATACAACTCTAAGGGATGGAGAACAAACACCAGGAGTTTCTTTAACACCTGATGAGAAAGTTGAAATTGCTATAGCGTTAAACAATATTGGTGTTGATGTTATAGAGGCGGGATTTCCCGTATCTTCCCTTGGAGAACAGGAGGCAGTGAAGAAAATAACTTCCCTTGACTTAGATGCAGAAATTTGTGGACTTGCAAGAGCAGTAAAGAAAGATATTGACGTAGCTATTGATTGTGGAGTTGATAGGATACACACATTTATAGCAACATCTCCATTGCATAGGAAGTATAAGTTAAAGATGGATAAAGAAGAGGTTATAAACAAGGCTGTTGAGGCAATAGAATACATAAAAAGCCATGGCATTAAAGTTGAGTTTTCAGCAGAGGATGCGACAAGAACTGAAATTGATTATTTGATAGAGGTTTATAAAAATGCGGTTGATGCTGGGGCGGATGTTATAAACGTCCCAGATACAGTTGGAGTTATGATACCTAAGGCAATGGAGTATTTAATAAGGGAGATTAAAAAAGAGATAGATGTTCCAATTTCAGTGCACTGCCACAACGATTTTGGGCTTGCAGTTGCTAACTCCATAGCAGCAGTTGAGGCAGGGGCAGAGCAGATACATTGCACAGTGAATGGTATTGGAGAGAGAGCAGGGAACGCATCATTAGAAGAGGTTGTTATGATTTTAAAGAGCATATATGGACTAAATACAAAGATAAAAACTGAAAAATTAACCGATTTATCAAGATTGGTATCAAGATTAACAGGCATAAAAACTCAGCCAAACAAGGCAGTCGTTGGAGAAAATGCCTTTGCTCATGAGAGTGGAATACATGCACACGGTGTTTTAGAGCATGCTTTAACCTATGAACCAATTCCACCTGAACTCGTAGGGCAAAAAAGAAAAATTATCCTTGGAAAACACACTGGAGCACATGCAATAAAAGCAAAACTTAAAGAACTCGGTATTGAGGTTGGGAAAAACGTTACAGAAGAGCAATTTAAAGAGATCATAAATAGAATAAAATCACTTGGAGATAAAGGTAAGAGAGTCACTGATGCCGATGTTGAGGCAATAGTAGAGGATGTTACAAAAAGAACATTAAAATCAGAGAGAGTTGTAGATTTAGAGCAAATTGCAGTTATGACAGGGAATAGGGTAATCCCAACAGCATCAGTTGCTTTAAGGATAAATGAGGAAGTTAAGAAGGCATCTGCTATTGGTGTAGGTCCAGTTGATGCAGCAGTTAAGGCAATCCAGTCAGTTATTGGGGAGAAGATAAAGTTGAAAGAATACCACATAAATGCCATCACTGGAGGAACTGATGCGTTAGCAGAGGTCATTGTTACGTTAGAAGGTTATGGTAAAGAGGTAACAACAAAGGCAGCGAGGGAAGATATCGTTAGGGCATCAGTTGAGGCAGTAATTGAGGGGATTAATAAGATATTGAGGTCTCAAGTAAAGTAA
- a CDS encoding biotin--[acetyl-CoA-carboxylase] ligase encodes MQLRILKWREILGRFEIIHLNRIDSTNTYAYKLAKEGKRDIVVVADEQTSGRGRLNRVWFSDFGGLYFSIVLESDVDKFPVLNFLAPICMVKTLKNYSNKNYGIKWPNDIIVNNKKICGILSEINVEYGFMVLGIGINVNNKIREEIRDIATSLKEVEGKEFDKMEILKTFLEIFESYLNNLSPENILKEYKENSLTLNEYVKIITPNREIFGHVVDITYEGIVLQTDEKLEIVDVGDCIHLRKVFPSPYGSN; translated from the coding sequence ATGCAATTGAGAATTTTAAAGTGGAGGGAGATATTGGGGAGATTTGAAATTATCCATTTGAATAGGATAGATTCTACAAACACCTACGCGTATAAACTTGCAAAGGAGGGGAAGAGGGATATTGTAGTGGTTGCAGATGAGCAAACCTCTGGAAGGGGTAGGCTAAATAGGGTGTGGTTTTCTGATTTTGGAGGATTGTATTTTTCAATTGTTTTGGAATCTGATGTGGATAAATTCCCAGTATTGAATTTTTTGGCACCAATCTGCATGGTTAAAACCTTAAAAAACTACTCAAATAAAAACTATGGTATAAAATGGCCTAATGATATAATAGTCAATAATAAAAAAATCTGTGGAATTTTGAGTGAGATTAATGTGGAATATGGTTTTATGGTTCTTGGGATTGGAATTAATGTGAATAATAAAATTAGGGAGGAGATTAGAGATATTGCAACATCATTAAAAGAAGTTGAAGGGAAGGAATTCGATAAGATGGAAATTTTAAAAACATTTTTGGAGATTTTTGAGAGTTATTTAAACAATTTAAGTCCAGAGAATATTTTGAAGGAATATAAGGAAAATTCTTTGACGTTAAATGAATACGTGAAAATAATAACTCCAAACAGAGAGATTTTTGGTCATGTTGTTGATATTACCTATGAGGGTATTGTATTGCAAACGGATGAAAAATTGGAAATTGTTGATGTTGGGGATTGTATCCATTTGAGAAAAGTGTTTCCATCCCCCTATGGCTCTAATTGA
- a CDS encoding OB-fold nucleic acid binding domain-containing protein, protein MRLTAKRIPLKALDEGNYVVTEGKWESNYLEHPVYGKVSRVAIYGVVISKYENKAKEVCSITVDDFTGDVRVVGFRGMAKYLEKFDIGDIVLVVGKLKKGIRDELYISPEIVRRVSINHLFLNAIENFKVEGDIGEI, encoded by the coding sequence ATGAGGCTAACTGCCAAAAGAATTCCATTAAAGGCATTAGATGAGGGGAATTATGTGGTAACTGAGGGTAAATGGGAGAGTAATTATTTGGAGCATCCAGTTTATGGTAAAGTTTCAAGGGTTGCTATCTATGGGGTTGTAATATCAAAGTATGAAAACAAAGCAAAAGAGGTTTGTTCAATAACTGTTGATGACTTTACTGGGGATGTTAGGGTTGTTGGATTTAGAGGAATGGCAAAATACCTTGAGAAATTTGATATTGGGGATATTGTTTTGGTAGTTGGGAAATTGAAGAAGGGTATTAGAGATGAACTTTATATCTCCCCAGAAATTGTTAGGAGGGTCTCAATAAACCATCTATTTTTAAATGCAATTGAGAATTTTAAAGTGGAGGGAGATATTGGGGAGATTTGA
- a CDS encoding DNA-binding protein — protein sequence MYKLKKISEIKDIDEKVAVIGRVKDIGEKIKVEDDSGEILVSLRKNSNDVQLNINSKVLVFGTTKLTPKGIIILGNVVVVDDADEELLMEFEDIIQKLNKKNKIN from the coding sequence ATGTATAAATTAAAAAAAATAAGTGAGATAAAGGATATTGATGAAAAAGTTGCTGTAATAGGGAGAGTTAAAGATATTGGTGAAAAGATAAAGGTTGAAGATGATAGTGGGGAAATTTTGGTATCTTTAAGAAAAAATTCCAACGATGTTCAATTGAATATAAATAGCAAAGTTTTGGTTTTTGGAACTACAAAACTCACACCAAAAGGCATAATAATTTTGGGAAATGTTGTTGTGGTGGATGATGCGGATGAGGAGTTGTTGATGGAGTTTGAGGACATAATTCAAAAGCTGAATAAAAAAAACAAGATAAACTAA